From Pempheris klunzingeri isolate RE-2024b chromosome 16, fPemKlu1.hap1, whole genome shotgun sequence, a single genomic window includes:
- the LOC139215642 gene encoding membrane progestin receptor alpha-B-like, which produces MATIVMERIGRVFISLQQIRGVPRMLTEAAPSMPGTMRDSEVPFYFRERFVCTGYRPLYQNWRYYFLSLFQRHNETINIWTHLLAFLVFLIKLHQLAETVDFVGDPHSWPLLILILSSLTYSAFSVAAHLLGGKSELCHYTFFFLDYVGVAQYQYGSAIVHFYYAVDESLHRHVHGIFMPAAAVLSCLSCLGCCYGKYCSHSLPTWVYKVCQVVPSALAFIWDSSPVAKRLVSWSTGSNDPAIIYHFGQVAFFLSCAFFFTFPLLERCFPGRCDFVGQSHQVFHVFLSCCTLCQIHASYLDFVGRRQLYSRLHRSGEAAVFVGLYVVALAGCTLIAVFMLRKVKQVLDLETKSK; this is translated from the coding sequence ATGGCGACAATTGTGATGGAGAGAATTGGGCGAGTGTTCATCAGCCTGCAGCAGATCAGGGGGGTTCCCCGGATGCTGACTGAGGCGGCCCCCTCCATGCCCGGCACCATGAGGGACTCTGAGGTCCCCTTCTACTTCAGGGAGCGCTTCGTCTGCACGGGCTACCGACCTCTCTACCAAAACTGGCGTTACTACTTCCTGTCTTTATTCCAGCGCCACAATGAGACCATCAACATCTGGACTCACCTGCTGGCGTTTTTggtttttctcattaaactgCACCAACTTGCTGAGACCGTGGACTTTGTCGGCGATCCTCATTCGTGGCCCCTGTTGATCCTCATCCTGTCCTCCTTGACCTACTCGGCATTCAGCGTAGCAGCTCACCTCCTGGGTGGCAAGTCTGAGCTCTGTCACTATACCTTCTTCTTTCTGGACTATGTTGGGGTGGCACAGTATCAGTACGGCAGTGCTATAGTTCACTTTTACTATGCTGTGGATGAGAGTCTGCACAGACACGTGCATGGGATCTTcatgcctgctgctgctgtcctcagcTGTCTGTCATGCCTGGGATGCTGCTATGGCAAatactgcagccacagcctgccCACTTGGGTGTATAAGGTGTGCCAGGTGGTGCCCTCAGCGCTCGCCTTTATCTGGGACAGCAGTCCTGTGGCTAAGAGACTGGTGTCGTGGTCTACAGGCAGCAATGATCCAGCCATTATCTATCACTTTGGCCAGGTGGCTTTCTTTCTCAGCTGTGccttcttcttcaccttccCCCTGCTGGAGCGCTGCTTCCCTGGGCGCTGTGACTTTGTGGGACAGAGTCATCAGGTGTTCCACGTGTTTCTGTCTTGCTGCACCCTGTGTCAGATCCACGCCTCCTACCTCGACTTTGTGGGCCGGAGGCAGCTGTACTCACGCCTGCATCGCAGCGGCGAGGCTGCTGTCTTTGTGGGACTGTACGTGGTCGCTTTGGCTGGATGCACGCTGATCGCTGTCTTCATGCTGAGGAAAGTTAAACAAGTGCTCGACTTAGAAACTAAGTCCAAATAA
- the sh3bgrl3 gene encoding SH3 domain-binding glutamic acid-rich-like protein 3: MGIKLYYTTVTASRTVKSQQAEVMRILDSKSIQYELIDISVGGELRDEMRSKAGNPTAVPPQLFNEDQYCGDYEMFSEAVEADTVDQFLKLA, encoded by the exons ATGGGGATCAAACTGTACTACACCACGGTGACGGCCTCGCGGACG GTGAAGTCTCAACAGGCAGAAGTGATGCGAATCCTTGACAGTAAAAGCATCCAGTACGAGCTCATCGACATCTCTGTGGGCGGAGAGCTTCGTGACGAAATGAGAAGCAAAGCGGGGAACCCCACTGCAGTGCCTCCCCAGCTTTTCAATGAAGACCAGTACTGTGGG gACTATGAAATGTTTTCCGAGGCGGTGGAAGCAGATACAGTGGATCAATTTCTGAAGCTGGCGTGA